A genome region from Bacteroides stercoris ATCC 43183 includes the following:
- a CDS encoding sensor histidine kinase, translating into MRIKFYFFILVLFLLGLGGALIYLAGKMQTTHLYVVEGIIVFILLYLAVFYRKIVKPMSTIGSGMELLREQDFSSRLSRVGQYEADRIVNVFNRMMEQLKNERLRMREQNHFLDLLIQASPMGVVIMTLDGEVSQLNPMAVKMLGVRLEEAQNRKLDKIDSPLAEELASIPKETTSVVRLNDANIYKCTHSSFIDRGFKHPFFLIERMTDEVMKAEKRAYEKVIRMIAHEVNNTTAGITSTLDTVEQALSTEENMEDICEVMRVCTERCFSMSRFITRFADVVKIPEPTVAQVQLNELVSMCKRFMEGMCNDRNIILRLECDPEVGQVRLDASLFEQVLVNIIKNAAESIESAGEAAGKQGEITVRTTAPALIEIVDNGPGISKETEAKLFSPFFSTKPNGQGIGLVFIREVLSRHGCAFSLRTYNDGLTRFRILFN; encoded by the coding sequence GTGCGTATTAAATTTTATTTTTTTATTCTTGTATTGTTTTTGCTTGGGCTGGGTGGAGCGTTGATATATTTGGCAGGCAAAATGCAGACCACGCATCTATATGTTGTGGAGGGTATTATTGTATTCATACTGCTCTATCTGGCGGTGTTCTATCGTAAGATTGTCAAGCCGATGAGTACGATAGGAAGCGGTATGGAGTTGTTGCGCGAGCAGGATTTCAGCAGCCGGCTCAGCAGGGTGGGGCAGTATGAGGCCGACCGTATTGTGAACGTTTTCAACCGTATGATGGAACAACTCAAGAATGAGCGTCTGCGTATGCGCGAGCAGAACCATTTTCTTGATTTGCTGATTCAGGCATCGCCTATGGGGGTTGTCATTATGACGTTGGACGGTGAGGTGTCACAACTCAATCCGATGGCTGTAAAGATGCTGGGCGTTCGTCTGGAAGAGGCGCAGAACAGGAAACTGGATAAAATTGATTCGCCTTTGGCGGAAGAGCTGGCATCCATTCCTAAAGAAACGACTTCCGTGGTGCGGTTGAACGATGCGAATATCTACAAGTGTACCCATTCTTCGTTTATAGACAGGGGGTTCAAGCATCCTTTCTTCCTGATAGAGCGCATGACGGATGAAGTGATGAAAGCGGAAAAGCGTGCATACGAAAAGGTTATCCGTATGATTGCCCACGAGGTGAACAATACCACTGCCGGCATTACCTCTACCTTGGATACGGTGGAGCAGGCTCTTTCTACGGAAGAAAATATGGAAGACATTTGCGAGGTGATGCGCGTGTGTACGGAGCGCTGTTTCTCTATGAGCCGTTTCATTACCCGTTTTGCCGATGTGGTGAAGATACCCGAACCTACGGTAGCGCAGGTTCAACTGAACGAATTGGTATCCATGTGCAAGCGTTTTATGGAGGGAATGTGCAATGACCGCAACATTATTCTCCGCTTGGAATGCGACCCCGAAGTAGGGCAGGTGCGCCTGGATGCTTCGCTGTTCGAGCAGGTTTTGGTAAATATCATTAAGAATGCTGCCGAAAGTATAGAGAGCGCCGGAGAAGCGGCAGGCAAGCAGGGCGAAATAACGGTAAGGACCACTGCCCCCGCTCTTATAGAAATCGTAGACAATGGTCCCGGAATCAGCAAAGAGACCGAAGCTAAACTCTTCAGTCCCTTCTTCTCCACCAAGCCGAACGGGCAGGGGATTGGCCTGGTGTTTATCAGGGAAGTGCTGAGCCGTCACGGTTGTGCATTCTCCCTGCGCACATACAATGACGGATTGACCCGCTTCCGAATCTTGTTTAATTGA
- the aspD gene encoding aspartate 4-decarboxylase: protein MNTKLLEKKMENISPFELKNRLIDMADESLKKTARTMLNAGRGNPNWIATTPREAFFLLGKFGLEECRHVMFLPEGIAGIPEKQGIAARFEQFLKSNTYQPGAKLLEQTYHYMLMQHAVDPDSLVHEWAESVIGNQYPVPDRILQFTEMLVCDYLNQEMCDNRPPRGAFNLFATEGGTAAMCYIFDSLQENFLLDKGDGIALMVPAFTPYIEIPQLDRYRFKVTELHANRMSKDGLHLWQYSDEDIDRLKNPAIKALFVTNPSNPPSYTLSPETMARIVNIVKEDNPNLMIITDDVYGTFSPHFRSFMAEIPYNTLCVYSFSKYFGATGWRNAVIALHEYNVFDRQISRLPKEKREALNRRYATLTLHPEKLKFIDRMVADSRQIALNHTAGLSLPQQMQMSLFAAFALLDKENSYKQKMQEIIRRRLQALWDNTGFTLVEDPLRVGYYTEIDMLVWAEKFYGEKFVEYLKKTYSPLNVVFRLAQETSLVLLNGGGFDGPEWSVRASLANLNESDYITIGQGIKRILDEYAEEWRKNRS from the coding sequence ATGAATACAAAACTTTTAGAAAAGAAGATGGAGAATATCAGTCCCTTTGAACTGAAAAACCGTCTTATCGACATGGCAGATGAAAGCCTGAAAAAGACCGCCCGTACCATGTTGAACGCCGGGCGCGGCAATCCCAACTGGATTGCAACCACTCCACGCGAAGCCTTTTTCCTCCTGGGAAAATTCGGACTGGAAGAATGCCGTCACGTCATGTTTCTCCCCGAAGGCATCGCCGGCATCCCCGAAAAACAAGGTATTGCCGCCCGCTTTGAGCAATTCCTCAAAAGCAATACCTACCAGCCCGGAGCCAAACTGCTGGAACAAACCTACCACTACATGCTGATGCAGCATGCCGTCGACCCCGACAGCCTCGTACACGAATGGGCGGAAAGCGTCATAGGCAACCAGTATCCTGTGCCCGACCGCATCCTGCAATTCACCGAAATGCTGGTATGCGACTACCTGAATCAGGAAATGTGCGACAACCGTCCGCCTCGCGGAGCTTTCAACCTGTTTGCCACCGAAGGCGGAACGGCTGCCATGTGTTACATCTTCGATTCGCTGCAAGAGAATTTCCTGCTGGACAAAGGCGACGGCATCGCCCTCATGGTTCCCGCCTTTACACCTTACATAGAGATTCCCCAACTGGACCGTTACCGGTTCAAGGTGACCGAGTTGCATGCCAACCGCATGAGCAAAGACGGGCTGCATCTGTGGCAATACAGTGACGAGGATATAGACCGGCTGAAAAATCCGGCCATAAAGGCTTTGTTTGTCACCAACCCAAGCAACCCGCCCAGCTATACGCTCAGCCCCGAAACAATGGCGCGCATCGTAAACATCGTAAAGGAAGACAATCCCAACCTGATGATTATTACGGACGATGTGTACGGTACTTTCAGCCCGCATTTCCGCTCGTTCATGGCAGAAATTCCGTACAATACGCTTTGCGTATACTCTTTCTCCAAGTATTTCGGCGCTACCGGCTGGCGCAATGCCGTCATAGCGCTGCACGAATACAATGTATTCGACAGACAAATATCCCGATTGCCGAAAGAGAAGCGCGAAGCCCTCAACCGCCGCTATGCCACGCTGACCCTGCATCCCGAAAAATTGAAGTTCATAGACCGCATGGTAGCGGACAGCCGTCAGATAGCCTTGAACCATACGGCAGGACTTTCATTGCCTCAACAGATGCAGATGAGCTTATTCGCCGCCTTTGCCCTGCTGGACAAAGAGAACAGCTACAAGCAGAAAATGCAGGAAATTATCCGGCGCCGCTTGCAGGCTCTTTGGGACAATACCGGGTTTACGTTAGTGGAAGACCCCTTACGGGTAGGCTATTATACGGAAATAGACATGCTGGTATGGGCCGAAAAGTTCTATGGAGAGAAGTTTGTGGAATACCTCAAAAAAACGTACAGTCCGCTGAACGTAGTATTCCGCCTTGCTCAGGAAACATCTTTAGTGCTTCTGAACGGTGGCGGCTTCGACGGACCCGAATGGAGCGTACGTGCTTCCCTTGCCAATCTGAACGAGAGTGATTATATTACAATCGGCCAGGGAATCAAGCGGATATTGGATGAGTACGCAGAAGAATGGAGGAAAAACAGAAGTTGA
- the aspT gene encoding aspartate-alanine antiporter, protein MEWIFNQLRERPELAIFLTIFLGFWLGKLRIGKFTLGTVTSVLLVGVVVGQLNIAVPGPVKSVFFLLFLFAVGYKVGPQFFRGLKKDGLPQVAFAVLMCVSVLGVTWLLALLMGYNMGEAAGLLAGSQTISAVIGVAEDTMANMGLDEAQRQSYVNIIPVSYAVTYIFGTAGSAWVLSSIGPKMLGGLDKVKAACKDLEVRMGNSQADEPGFIHAARPVTFRAYRIENEWFKNGKRVVDLEVYFQQQDKRLFVERIRKAGTIREVSPNVQLEIGDEVVLSGRREYVIGEEDWIGPEIQDQQLLDFPAEKLPVMITKKTFAGKTVSAIRNEKFMHGVSIRSIRRAGIDIPVMAQTTVDAGDVVEVVGTRQEVETAARRLGYIDRPTNQTDMIFVGLGILVGGLFGALSVHIGGVPISLSTSGGALIAGLLFGWLRSKHPTFGRIPEPSQWVLNNVGLNMFIAVVGISAGPGFVQGFHDVGISLFLVGAAATTFPLIIGLLLARYLFKFHPAIALGCCAGARTTTAALGAIQDAVESETPALGYTVTYAVGNTLLIIWGVVIVLLI, encoded by the coding sequence ATGGAATGGATTTTCAACCAACTCAGAGAACGTCCCGAATTAGCCATTTTCCTCACCATTTTTCTGGGGTTCTGGCTGGGTAAGCTGCGTATCGGTAAGTTTACTTTGGGAACCGTCACCAGCGTGTTATTGGTAGGCGTAGTGGTAGGGCAACTGAATATTGCCGTACCCGGCCCTGTCAAGTCAGTGTTTTTCTTGCTGTTTCTGTTTGCCGTAGGCTACAAGGTAGGGCCGCAGTTCTTTCGCGGACTGAAAAAAGACGGATTGCCCCAAGTGGCTTTTGCGGTGCTGATGTGCGTATCCGTTTTGGGAGTAACCTGGCTGCTTGCCCTACTCATGGGATATAACATGGGAGAAGCCGCCGGATTGCTTGCCGGCTCACAAACCATATCGGCCGTCATCGGCGTGGCCGAAGATACAATGGCAAACATGGGACTGGATGAAGCGCAACGGCAGAGCTACGTCAACATCATCCCCGTATCCTATGCCGTAACCTACATTTTCGGTACCGCCGGCTCGGCTTGGGTGCTATCGTCCATCGGACCGAAAATGCTGGGCGGACTGGATAAGGTGAAAGCCGCCTGCAAGGATTTGGAAGTCCGCATGGGCAACTCTCAGGCAGATGAACCCGGCTTTATTCATGCCGCACGCCCCGTCACTTTCCGCGCCTACCGCATCGAAAACGAATGGTTCAAAAACGGGAAAAGGGTCGTAGACCTTGAAGTGTACTTCCAGCAACAGGACAAGCGCCTGTTTGTGGAGCGGATACGCAAGGCAGGCACTATCCGTGAGGTCAGCCCCAACGTGCAACTGGAAATAGGGGATGAAGTCGTACTAAGCGGACGCCGGGAATACGTTATCGGCGAAGAGGATTGGATAGGACCTGAAATACAAGACCAGCAGCTATTGGACTTCCCCGCAGAAAAACTGCCCGTCATGATTACCAAAAAGACCTTTGCCGGAAAGACCGTTTCGGCCATCCGCAACGAGAAGTTCATGCACGGTGTCAGTATCCGCAGCATCAGGCGTGCGGGCATCGACATCCCCGTCATGGCGCAGACCACCGTAGATGCCGGCGACGTGGTAGAGGTAGTGGGAACCAGGCAGGAAGTGGAAACAGCCGCCAGACGTTTGGGCTATATAGACCGTCCTACCAATCAGACTGATATGATTTTCGTAGGGCTCGGCATCCTTGTAGGCGGGTTGTTCGGTGCACTATCCGTCCACATCGGCGGCGTACCAATCAGTCTGAGCACCAGTGGCGGAGCGCTGATAGCGGGATTGCTCTTCGGCTGGCTGCGCAGCAAGCATCCCACTTTCGGACGCATTCCCGAACCGTCGCAATGGGTACTGAACAATGTAGGGCTGAACATGTTTATCGCCGTAGTAGGCATATCGGCAGGCCCCGGTTTTGTACAGGGATTTCACGATGTGGGTATCAGCCTGTTCCTCGTAGGCGCAGCAGCCACCACTTTCCCACTGATTATCGGGCTGTTGCTTGCCAGGTATCTGTTCAAGTTTCATCCGGCCATCGCATTGGGATGCTGTGCGGGCGCAAGGACCACTACGGCAGCCCTCGGAGCCATACAGGATGCCGTAGAGAGTGAAACGCCTGCGCTGGGTTATACCGTGACGTATGCCGTAGGCAACACCCTGCTGATTATATGGGGAGTGGTTATCGTCCTGTTGATTTAA
- a CDS encoding DUF5686 and carboxypeptidase-like regulatory domain-containing protein, giving the protein MRLFIRVFLLLQIIALPVRAQYIVQGVVTDSLTREPLPYTSVYLKGTTEGGMTDDKGVFSFKTYRPEARLVISAVGYNEYTRLIHPARGERIKVALAPTTYALNEVVVKPKRERYKKKNNPAVEFVRKMIEHRDDYSPDERDFWQRERYEKMTFAINNFDSVKQQKWLYRKFKFLTDYVDTSAVTGKPVLAVSNRELLATDYYRKSPHSEKQWVKARRQAGVDEMLSQQGMEQAISVTMTDVDIYQNNITLFTNKFVSPLSSLGPSFYKYYLMDTLTVAGKPCVDLTFVPFNSESFGFTGHLYVMLDSTYFVRRVVMNFPQKINLNFVDYMKIEQDFDRAEDGTRQLMNESITTEFKLVDNSDGIYAKRDVYYRNYAYESTADALQAFRKPEKVIEGMDSSAHSDAYWDANRLAEVSKKETSVDKMMAQLRSYPVYYWTEKVLKVLFTGYIPAPKEKAPLFYIGMMNTTISGNALEGVRVRAGGMTTAWLNPHLFGRGYVAYGFRDERVKGLAELEYSFHKKKEYANEFPIHSLKLRYLSDVNQYGQHYLYTSQDNVFLALKRQKDDRIGYQRKAELTYTNEFHSGFSFQVTTRLRKDESSHLIPFIRQDKDKSFVKSISTSELELKLRYAPNEKFFQTQWNRFPVSLDAPVFTLTHTMAAKGVLGGDYTYHYTEAGFQKRFWFSAFGYTDVILKAGKVWNKVPFPLLIIPNANLSYTIQPESYSLMNAMEFMNDEYASWDVTYFLNGFLFNRIPLLKKLKWREVLSCRGIYGNLSDKNNPEFSEGLFAFPAGSTTMGHTPYVEVGVGVENILKVLRVDYVWRLTYRDLPNIDKSGLRISLHMTF; this is encoded by the coding sequence ATGAGGTTGTTTATTAGGGTATTTCTGCTGTTGCAGATAATTGCACTTCCTGTGAGGGCGCAATATATAGTGCAAGGTGTTGTCACGGATTCGCTGACACGGGAGCCGTTGCCATATACCTCGGTCTATCTGAAAGGAACCACAGAGGGGGGGATGACTGATGACAAGGGGGTATTTTCCTTTAAGACCTATCGCCCGGAAGCACGGTTGGTAATCTCGGCCGTGGGCTATAATGAATACACCCGGCTGATTCATCCGGCACGCGGGGAGCGTATAAAAGTGGCGCTTGCCCCCACCACTTATGCACTGAATGAAGTGGTGGTGAAGCCGAAACGCGAGCGCTACAAGAAGAAAAACAATCCGGCAGTGGAGTTTGTGCGGAAGATGATAGAGCACCGGGATGATTATTCTCCGGATGAGCGCGACTTCTGGCAGCGCGAGCGTTATGAGAAAATGACGTTTGCCATTAATAACTTCGACAGTGTGAAACAGCAGAAGTGGCTGTACCGCAAGTTCAAGTTCCTGACCGATTATGTGGATACCTCCGCCGTGACGGGAAAGCCGGTACTGGCGGTGTCCAACCGCGAGTTGCTGGCTACGGATTATTACCGTAAGTCGCCGCACAGCGAAAAGCAATGGGTGAAGGCGCGGCGGCAGGCGGGAGTGGACGAAATGCTGTCACAGCAGGGGATGGAGCAGGCCATCAGCGTCACTATGACGGACGTGGATATTTATCAGAACAACATAACGCTGTTTACCAATAAGTTTGTCAGTCCGTTATCTTCTTTAGGCCCTTCGTTCTACAAATACTATCTGATGGATACGCTGACCGTTGCCGGAAAGCCTTGCGTGGACTTGACTTTCGTGCCTTTCAACTCCGAGTCGTTCGGCTTTACGGGGCATCTGTACGTCATGCTGGACAGCACGTATTTCGTGCGTCGTGTAGTGATGAACTTTCCTCAGAAAATCAATCTGAACTTTGTGGATTACATGAAGATAGAACAGGACTTCGACCGTGCAGAAGACGGTACAAGGCAACTTATGAATGAAAGTATCACGACGGAATTCAAATTGGTGGACAACAGCGACGGCATCTATGCCAAACGGGATGTCTATTACCGGAATTATGCTTACGAATCTACTGCCGATGCCTTGCAGGCGTTCCGAAAACCCGAGAAGGTGATTGAAGGCATGGACTCTTCCGCTCATTCCGACGCTTACTGGGATGCCAACCGCCTTGCGGAAGTGAGCAAGAAAGAGACTTCCGTAGACAAGATGATGGCGCAACTGCGTAGTTATCCGGTTTATTATTGGACGGAGAAGGTGCTGAAGGTGCTGTTTACCGGATATATTCCCGCACCTAAGGAGAAAGCTCCTTTGTTCTATATCGGCATGATGAACACCACCATTAGCGGTAATGCGCTGGAAGGAGTGCGTGTGCGTGCCGGTGGAATGACAACGGCATGGCTTAATCCGCATTTGTTCGGCAGGGGATATGTGGCGTACGGTTTCCGCGACGAACGTGTGAAAGGGTTGGCGGAACTGGAATATTCTTTCCATAAGAAAAAAGAGTATGCCAATGAGTTTCCGATTCACTCTTTGAAACTCCGTTATCTGTCCGATGTCAACCAGTATGGGCAACATTATCTCTATACCAGTCAGGATAACGTTTTCTTGGCATTGAAACGCCAGAAGGACGACCGTATCGGCTATCAGCGGAAAGCGGAACTGACGTATACGAACGAGTTTCATTCGGGCTTCTCCTTTCAAGTGACCACACGTCTGCGGAAAGATGAATCTTCGCATCTCATTCCTTTCATCAGGCAGGATAAAGATAAGTCGTTTGTAAAAAGTATTTCGACCAGTGAACTGGAACTTAAACTGCGTTATGCTCCTAATGAGAAGTTCTTTCAGACACAGTGGAACCGTTTTCCGGTATCTTTGGATGCTCCGGTATTTACGCTGACGCATACAATGGCCGCCAAAGGAGTGCTGGGTGGAGACTATACGTATCATTATACGGAGGCAGGATTTCAGAAACGTTTCTGGTTCTCGGCTTTCGGCTATACGGACGTCATACTGAAAGCCGGTAAGGTGTGGAATAAAGTTCCTTTTCCGCTGCTTATCATTCCCAATGCCAACTTGTCCTACACCATTCAGCCGGAGTCTTACTCGCTGATGAATGCAATGGAATTTATGAACGATGAATATGCCTCGTGGGATGTGACTTACTTTTTGAACGGTTTCCTTTTCAACCGCATTCCGTTGTTGAAAAAATTGAAATGGCGCGAAGTGTTGTCCTGCCGGGGAATTTATGGAAATCTGAGCGACAAGAACAATCCGGAATTCAGTGAGGGATTGTTTGCCTTTCCGGCAGGAAGCACTACTATGGGACACACTCCGTACGTGGAGGTAGGGGTAGGTGTTGAGAATATTTTAAAAGTGCTCCGGGTGGATTATGTATGGCGTTTGACTTACCGCGATTTACCTAATATAGATAAATCCGGGCTTAGAATCAGTCTGCACATGACGTTTTAA
- a CDS encoding inositol-3-phosphate synthase: protein MKENIKPATGRLGVLVVGVGGAVATTMITGTLAARKGLAKAIGSIAQMATMRMQDGKEHLIKDIVPLVDLNDIVFGGWDIFADDAYEAAMYAEVLKEKDLNLVKDELKAIKPMPAAFDHNFAKRLNGTHIKNAATRWDMVEQLREDIRTFKANNNCDRIAVLWAASTEIYVPLAEEHKSLAALEKAMKENNTEVISPSMCYAYAAIAEGAPFIMGAPNLCVDTPAMWEFSKKMNVPIAGKDFKSGQTLMKTVLAPMFKTRMLGVSGWFSTNILGNRDGEVLDQPENFKTKEVSKLSVIDNIFEPEKFPDLYGDVYHKVRINYYPPRKDNKEAWDNIDIFGWMGYPMEIKVNFLCRDSILAAPIALDLVIFSDLALRAGMCGIQTWLSFFCKSPMHDFEHEPVHDLFQQWRMVKETLRNMVGETAPSYLD from the coding sequence ATGAAAGAAAACATTAAGCCGGCAACCGGTCGTTTAGGCGTACTGGTAGTCGGAGTAGGTGGTGCGGTTGCAACCACTATGATTACAGGTACATTAGCAGCCCGTAAGGGGTTGGCAAAAGCTATAGGCTCAATCGCACAAATGGCTACTATGCGTATGCAGGACGGCAAAGAACATCTGATTAAGGATATAGTGCCTTTGGTTGATTTGAACGATATCGTTTTCGGCGGTTGGGACATTTTCGCTGATGATGCGTATGAAGCTGCAATGTATGCAGAGGTTTTGAAGGAAAAGGACTTGAACCTCGTAAAAGATGAGTTGAAAGCCATTAAACCCATGCCTGCCGCTTTTGACCACAATTTTGCAAAACGCCTGAACGGTACGCACATCAAGAATGCCGCTACACGTTGGGACATGGTAGAGCAGTTGCGTGAGGATATCCGCACTTTCAAGGCAAACAACAATTGCGACCGTATCGCCGTGTTGTGGGCTGCAAGTACTGAAATTTATGTTCCTCTGGCAGAAGAGCACAAGTCGCTCGCTGCTTTGGAAAAGGCAATGAAGGAAAACAATACGGAAGTTATTTCTCCGAGCATGTGCTACGCTTACGCTGCAATCGCAGAAGGTGCTCCGTTCATCATGGGTGCTCCTAACTTGTGCGTAGATACTCCGGCTATGTGGGAATTCTCCAAGAAAATGAATGTGCCTATTGCCGGTAAAGACTTCAAGAGCGGTCAGACTTTGATGAAAACTGTACTTGCTCCGATGTTCAAGACCCGTATGCTGGGTGTAAGCGGATGGTTCTCTACCAATATCTTGGGTAATCGTGACGGTGAAGTGCTTGACCAACCGGAAAACTTCAAGACCAAAGAAGTCAGCAAGCTGTCCGTTATCGACAATATCTTCGAACCCGAAAAATTCCCCGATTTGTACGGTGATGTATATCACAAAGTACGTATTAACTATTACCCGCCCCGTAAGGACAACAAGGAGGCATGGGATAATATCGATATCTTCGGCTGGATGGGCTATCCGATGGAAATCAAGGTTAACTTCCTGTGTCGCGACTCTATCTTGGCAGCTCCTATCGCACTCGACCTGGTTATCTTCAGTGACCTCGCTCTGCGTGCCGGTATGTGCGGTATCCAGACTTGGCTGTCATTCTTCTGCAAGAGCCCGATGCACGACTTTGAACACGAACCGGTACATGACCTGTTCCAACAATGGAGAATGGTGAAAGAAACCCTGCGCAATATGGTAGGTGAAACTGCACCGAGCTATTTGGACTAA
- a CDS encoding phosphatidylglycerophosphatase A — protein sequence MKKPSFFPVIIGTGFGSGFSPFAPGTAGALLAVLIWFGISFIVSEICLIWLTVALILFFTVMGVWATNRLEPFWGEDPSRVVVDEMVGVWIALLAAPSGNVWYALGAFALFRLFDIFKPLGIHRMESFPGGIGVMMDDILAGIYSFVVLIGVRWLIS from the coding sequence ATGAAGAAACCCTCTTTTTTCCCGGTTATCATCGGTACGGGCTTCGGTTCGGGCTTTTCTCCTTTCGCTCCGGGTACGGCAGGCGCTTTACTGGCCGTGCTTATCTGGTTCGGAATATCTTTCATTGTTTCGGAAATATGCCTGATATGGCTGACGGTGGCTCTTATTCTTTTTTTTACGGTAATGGGAGTATGGGCAACCAATCGTCTTGAACCTTTCTGGGGAGAGGACCCGTCACGGGTGGTGGTGGACGAAATGGTAGGAGTGTGGATTGCATTGCTGGCAGCACCGTCTGGAAATGTCTGGTATGCGTTGGGGGCTTTTGCCCTCTTTCGTCTGTTTGACATATTCAAACCGTTAGGCATCCACCGCATGGAAAGTTTTCCGGGCGGAATTGGCGTGATGATGGACGATATCTTGGCGGGAATTTATAGCTTTGTAGTCTTAATCGGAGTAAGATGGCTGATAAGCTGA
- a CDS encoding GtrA family protein, whose translation MADKLKGKPGFAGWRHAVWVFIKAQLSSYVASLIDFLVTILLVKLSGLFYLYATFLGSVVGGVVNCVINYGWVFHADDCKKTHVALKYLFVWGGSILLNTWGTFALTEWLTGMHWVDGLLGHYINDVFILSKIIVAILVAFFWNYHLQRVFVYRNHNFGKFIRQYFRD comes from the coding sequence ATGGCTGATAAGCTGAAAGGAAAACCGGGATTTGCAGGATGGCGTCATGCTGTTTGGGTCTTTATCAAGGCTCAGCTTTCGTCATACGTGGCAAGTCTCATAGATTTCTTGGTGACCATTCTGCTGGTTAAACTATCCGGACTTTTTTATTTGTATGCTACTTTTCTGGGCTCTGTAGTTGGCGGCGTGGTGAATTGCGTTATCAATTACGGGTGGGTATTTCATGCGGACGACTGCAAAAAGACGCATGTTGCACTGAAGTATCTTTTTGTCTGGGGAGGTAGTATTTTATTGAATACATGGGGCACGTTTGCCCTGACCGAGTGGCTGACGGGTATGCACTGGGTGGACGGATTGCTGGGACATTATATAAACGATGTGTTTATCCTGTCCAAGATTATCGTAGCCATTCTGGTGGCGTTCTTCTGGAACTATCATCTGCAACGGGTATTCGTATATCGTAATCATAATTTCGGGAAATTTATACGACAATATTTTAGAGACTAA